Within Marispirochaeta aestuarii, the genomic segment GGTTAATTACATTCGAGCCCGCTCCCCTCCCGATAACAACCAGGCTGACCGATTCTTCCCGGGCCTTCCGCAGGATCTCCTCTCCGACATTGCCGACGGAAAAATCCGAGGACCATTGTACCCCCTCAGGTATGGCGGGAATATAGACTTCGGCGATCTTGCGGTCGATGTCCTGCCTGGCCTTGGCATCGACATCCTCCACCTCGTATATATAGGACTTCCAGAACTGCGCGTCCGGCTCCGGTATGGCGTGAAAGATAATAAGTTCGCTCCCCTCATTGGCGGCGGCAATATTCAAGGCGTAGCGAAAGGCTCTCAGGGCGTCGGTGTTGAAATCGGTACAAAAGAGAATCTTTTTAAAAATATTCCTGTGGGGCATCCTGTTCCTCCTTTACCGAAGCAGTCCGGGCAGAAAAAGAGAGAGCTGGGGAAACACAATCAGAATAAGTGCGGAAATCAGCAGCATCAGAAGATACGGCAGGGCACCTTTGAAGATGACCGTAAGCGGAATATCCCGTTCTATACCGCTGACCACGTAGACATTCACCCCCACGGGAGGTGTAATTACCCCCATCTGAGTGATGACCACCACGATCACGCCGAACCATACAGGATCGAAACCGAGTTCCAGAATTACCGGATAAAAGATCGGTATCGTCAGCAGAATAAGCGCCAGGGCGTCGATAAAACAGCCCGCGAACAGAAAAAAGAGTATGATTATGATCATGACCCCCCAGCCCGGCAAAGGCAGGGAGACAAAGAAACCCGCCACAGCAAAGGGAATCCGGGACACGGCAAGAAACCTGCCGAAGATAACCGCCCCGGCCACGATAAAGAAGATCATGCTCGAGGTCCGCACGGTCTCGAAGATTATCATCTTCAGTTTATGCAGGGACATCTCCTTCTGAAAGATGGCAATGGCAAAACTGCCGGCTGTTCCCACGGCCGCGGCCTCGATGGGGGTGAAAATCCCGAAGAACATCCCTCCCATGACCAGGAAAAAGAGAATCAGGGTCTCGATAACTCCGGTGAGGGACTGGAAACGCTCCTTCCAGCTGTGCCGGGGCCCCGCGGGACCGAGCCTGCTGTTGCCGATGCAGCTGAAATAGATGGACAGGCAGAAGAGCAGGGCAATCAGTATTCCCGGAATGATGCCTGCCAGAAAGAGATCTCCGATGGACTGCTCTGTCATAAGGGCGTACACGATAAAGACAACCGAGGGGGGAATCAGCATACCCAGGGAGCCTCCTGCTGCAACGGTCCCGGAGGCCAGGGAGTCCGCATAGCCGTAGCGCTTCATCTCCGGCAGGGCTACAGCGGACATGGTTGCCGCGGTAGCGGGTCCCGAACCGCAGATTGCACCGAATCCTGCGCAGGCGCCCACCGTGGCCATGGCAAGACCTCCCCTGAGATGGCCGATCCACACATAGGCGGTACGGAACATGCGCCTGCTTATTCCGGCATGAAAGGCGATCTGCCCCATCATTACGAAGAG encodes:
- a CDS encoding universal stress protein — translated: MPHRNIFKKILFCTDFNTDALRAFRYALNIAAANEGSELIIFHAIPEPDAQFWKSYIYEVEDVDAKARQDIDRKIAEVYIPAIPEGVQWSSDFSVGNVGEEILRKAREESVSLVVIGRGAGSNVINRMLGNFTEKVIRKAHCPVLVVPDEEESEI
- a CDS encoding TRAP transporter large permease, with protein sequence MSPVEIGVIGCLILLGLLLTSMPVAFAMLAAGVIGFALIVNPAAAFSMVSADLYETFSSYSLTVIPLFVMMGQIAFHAGISRRMFRTAYVWIGHLRGGLAMATVGACAGFGAICGSGPATAATMSAVALPEMKRYGYADSLASGTVAAGGSLGMLIPPSVVFIVYALMTEQSIGDLFLAGIIPGILIALLFCLSIYFSCIGNSRLGPAGPRHSWKERFQSLTGVIETLILFFLVMGGMFFGIFTPIEAAAVGTAGSFAIAIFQKEMSLHKLKMIIFETVRTSSMIFFIVAGAVIFGRFLAVSRIPFAVAGFFVSLPLPGWGVMIIIILFFLFAGCFIDALALILLTIPIFYPVILELGFDPVWFGVIVVVITQMGVITPPVGVNVYVVSGIERDIPLTVIFKGALPYLLMLLISALILIVFPQLSLFLPGLLR